Sequence from the Thermoflexus sp. genome:
GGAGGCCAGTGGATGAGTGGGCCTCGCCGAGGAAGGGAAGGGAGGCACCACATCCGGGTTTTCCCAGACCTCCACTCCGTTGGGAAGGATGCGATGGAGACGCCAGCCGTGGCGAGCCAGCAGGGAAATGTAAGCCGGGTGCGCGACCAGGGCCCAGCGCACCCCCATCTCTCCCAGCTTCGGCATCACTCGATCCAGACGCGCCATTCCCCCCGGCAGCCAGTAGGCTGCATCCAGGCTTCCCAGGCCGCTTTCCCGGAGCACCGTCCATCCCCGCGCCGTGTGGTAGTTTCCATCGATGGTCTCCGCCTGGGCCTCCATGGAAAGCCGCGCCATCTGGTCGCCAAGCCCGAAGGTGACGTAGCGCCAGGAACGGACCTCCTCCTGATTCAGGAAGGCGATCAGCGGGCGGAGATCCTGAAGGGAAGGCTGGGTTGGCCACAGTGAAGCGATCTGTCCTGCATACAGCGCCGCGGCGGCCAGAAGCATAAGGCCCCCTCCCTTCACCAATCGGAGACGCTGAAATCGTCGAAGGGCGAGGGAGGACCAGGCCTGGAGGAACGGGGTCAGCCAGATGGTGGCCCACAGGGCAAACCGATCATAGGTCAGCCATTCCCAGCCTTCTCCATACACCCATCGCGGCAGCGGTGTGGTTCCCCCAAGTCCCATGAGAAAACAGAAGACGAACAGCCCCCCCATGGGCCAGCGGCGCCGCCGGATCAAACCGGGGAGCAGGAACGGTAGCGCCAGGAGGATCGGACCATACATCGGCCAGAGGAACAGCCCTGCGGCGGTTGGGTCACAGAAGAAGGAATGCCGGGAGGCATGATCGATGGGAGGTTGCATGGTTTGCCGGACCCCCCATTGCCAGAACGGCCAGATCACGCTCCCGATCCCGAGAAGCGTGGCCGGAGCCCAGAGGATCAACCGGCCTACGACATGAGCGGGAGAGGCGGATCGGCCCTCGATGGAGTGAAGGGCCATCGCGGCGACAGCCCAGGGCATCACCAGCATCGTCCCGTGATGGGCCGCGGCTGCCGTGGCGAACCAGAGCCCTCCTCGAAGGCCGTCTCTCCACTGCCCGTTCTTCAGGAAATCCCCTAAGGCGGCCAGCCCCCACAGCAGCGCCATCAGGCCGAACAAGGTGGGAAGCTGCCCGAAGGTGTGGGCGGTCAGATGAACCGAGGGGAGAAGTGGGATCAGCAAGGCGGCCCGTTGGGCGATCCGGGGCCTGGCGATATGCCGGGCGAAGGCCTGAAAGGCGAAGGGAAGCGCTACCAGGGTCGAGAGGAGAACCATGGCCCATGCGATCTCCACACCGAGGGGGAAGGAGAGAAGGGCGATGAGCTGATGGACCAAGGGGGGATATGCAACAACCGGGAAGCCGCCATACCAGCGCGGCTCCCATAGCTCCCACCACCCGCGCCGATAGTGATCGGCGAAGAACATGTGGGTCCACGCGTCGTAGGAGCGGCGATAGCGGGCCGAGGCCACCAGCGGCCAGGCGACGATCAGGTTGAAGGCCAGCCGTTGCCATGAACAGCGCCTCATCCTCTCTCCCCCCGGGTCTCATCGGCTTTCAGTCGGGCAAGGAGCGATCCTCCTACAGATTTTCTTGGGGCAGAGGCTGCGGAACAGCGGATCGAACCGGGAGGGGCTCCAGGATCCGCAGATACGCTTCCGCGATCCGGTCCATGGTGCAGGAGGCGATGGCCTGGAGATTCCGCTGCCGTTGCTGCTCCCGCCGGCTGGCCTCCCGGAGCATGGAATCGATGGCCTGTGCCAGCGCCTCCGGATCCCCCGGGGGGACCCAGTTTCCGACCAGCCCCGCTTCGTCCGCAGTGGCCCGCAGGGCAGGGAGATCGCTGCTCACGATGGGACGTCCCCACGCCGCCGCCCGATAGATCACGCTGGACGGTCCGGTCGCCTGCAGATAGGGCAACAGGACCAGGGTGTTCCGGGCGAAGATCCTCTCCGCTTCTTCCTCGGACACCGGTCCCTGCCAGCGGATTCCATGGCGATGGGCGTAAGCGGCCTGAAGGCGGTTGATGTAGCCGGGGAACCGCGGATGCTCCGCGCCGGCGATCTCCAGGGTCAAGGTTGGGTGACGCGCGCGAAGCATCTGGAAGGCTTCCAGCAGGATCGCAAGGCCTTTGTAAGGCGCCATGACCCCGAAGAAGAGCAGGCCAGGGTTTTCGGGCTCCGGCAATGCGTGGGGCGGGTAGAAGCTCCCATGAGGGATATGCACGATTGGGGCTCCCGGAAAGCAGTCCTGCAGCCGCTCGGCATCCGCTCGCAGGGGTACGACAATGAGACCCAGGTGGGTCAGCCAGCGGAACAGCGCGCTGAGGATGCGGGATGCAGGTTCCATCGCATGGGGATCGATCAGGCTTGCCTCATGAGCGGTGATCCGCATCGTCCAGCCCTGACGGGCTGCCAGGGTGAGCCCGATCAGGATGGAGATCAGGGCGACGGGTGAAGCCCCAAAGGCACCGAAGCTGAAATTCACCCAGACGTTCCGGGGCCCCGCGCGCTTCAATCCGCGCAGGAGCTGCAAGCCTGCCGCGGGGTGACCTCCGCGCCAGATCCGATGGATCTCCAGGCGCAGGGAGCCGCCCTCGTGTTCTTTCCCTCTTTTGTCATGTATTTCCGTTACGATCGCGATGCGAGACAGACGGCCGGTTTGGGCCATGGCTCGACACAGGTGCAGGCCATACAGGCTGATGCCCGTTAAGCGAGGCGGGAAAGGGGTAACAACCGCCAGATCCATGGCCACCTCCGCAGGATCCTCCGGCGCCAGCGCCGCCGGATTGCATGGCCACAGGGACGAACCCGGAAGTCCACCGGTCCCATAAAGGGCCCCCCATGGGGGGCTGGTTCCCATAGATCGTCCCATGCGTACCCGCCGGGAGCGGCGGGAACAGGGCGACCCATTGCCCCCTGTGGACGATGAGGGGGATCGGGCGGGCGATAGCGTCCTCCGCTCGGTGATAAAGGAGGACAGCGCGAGGGGAGGGAACATGATCCACCTGCACGAAGACGGGAGTGTCTTCGGGGAGGATCAGGGAGCCCCGCAGGGGCATGCGGCACCATTCCCCCTGGTTTCTTTTCTCCGGGGAAGGGCTTATCGTTTCCAGATCCTCCGGCGTCAGGCGGTAGAGAACTCCGTTCCATCCGCCGAGGAGGATCTCCAGCCCGGATTGTCCGCGGTGAACGAGGGGTGGAGCGAAGATCGGCGAGCCGAGAGGGAAAGCCCCGAGAAGGGTGCCGTTCCCTCGAAGGGCATACAGGGCTCCATCCCAGCCGCCGACCAGAAGCTCCGGTTTTCCATCCTGATCCAGATCGATCGCCTCCGGCCTGGCCCAGATGAACGTCCCCAGGTCGACCGGGAATCCCGGGAGGGGATCCCCGGTCGATCGCCATGCATACACTCGATCAGCGGCCGCCACGATCTCCACGCGTCCATCCCCATCGAGGTCTGTAAGGGTTGGCGAGGCGACCGCGAACGAGCGCAGGGTCTGAGGCCAACCCGGCAAAGGGGTTCCATCCGGCCACCAGACGCAGATCCGATCGGAGATGGCAACCACTTTGAGCACGCCATCCCCGTCCAGGTCGGCGATGGTGGGGGAGGACCACACGAAATGCCCGGCCGGTTGGGGCCAGCCGGGCGCGGGGTTCCCATCCGCTTTCCAGATATGGACATGGCCATCCCAGGACCCAACGATGATCTCCAAATCCCCGTCCTGATCCAGATCGCACACCACGGGGGAGGAGGAGACGAAGCCCTGCGTCGTCTGGGGCCAGCCCCGCAGCGGGGTGCCATCGGCCCGCCAGACATAGACGCGGCCATCATCGGATCCGGCGATCACCTCCAGCTTTCCATCGCCATCCAGATCCACGATGGCCGGACGGCCGTAGACGTCCCCTTCGGTCCGGCGAGGCCATCCTGGAAGGAGCCGCCCCCGGGCGTCCAGGGCATAGACCTGGTCATCATCGCATCCGATCACGATCTCCAGCCAGCCATCTCCGTTCAGATCCCCGAGGGCCGGTCGCGAGGCGAAAGCCGCTCCAGCGTAGAAGGGGAAGCCTGGGAACCGATGACCGTCCGACCGGAAAACCTCGAGAGCCTCGGCGGCGATCAGGATCTCCAGCTCGCCGTCCTGATCCAGATCCGCAAGGGCGGGCGCGTCATAGATCCGGCCCGCCGTTTGGATCCAGATCTGCGAGGCCCGGCGTGCGAGAGAAAGGCTCCTCATGGATTCGCGGAGCCACTTTCCCTTTCGTCCGTCAACCGATAGGATCCGCAGAGCGCTCATCGGCGGCGCAAGACCATGAGCAGATGATCTCCTCCATCCCGCCACGGCCAGCGGGCCCGCAGCTTCCGATCCAGGGCTTCCAGCGAGCGGAACAGGATTGGGTGTCGACAGAAGAGATCGGCCATGGAAGGCGGGGGGAGGAGCAATGGGAAGGCCATCGCCCACTCGAGGCGGAAGGCAGGCATGAAAACGCCTTTCAGGATTCGGGCGGAGAGCGGACGCATGGGGATCGCGATGCGTTCCCCGTTCGGGCCGGGTATAGGGATGAGGGTCCAGCGGGTGCCACGGCCGCGGAGGGCAGCCTGGAAACGGCCGTGGAGAAGATGTCTGAGGGCTTCCAGCAGGCACCACGAATGGATCACGGAGAGGATCAGAGGGGCTCCCGGGCGGAGAAGGGCGGCGAGGGCTTCCGCCAGCGCCTCCAAGTTCGGTTCACCATTCAGGGCTCCGAAACCGGCATAGGCTCCATCAAAAGGCTCCGGTGGCCGCAAAGCGGCCAGATGGCCTGCCGGGATGGCCACCCAAGCGATCCGATCGTCGCACCCGGCGGCCATCGCCCGCCTGCGGGCGCGACGGAGCATCTCCGGTGAGATATCGGTGGCGAGAACGCGATAGCCAGCCCGGGCCAGCGCCCGGGTGTCCTCTCCCGTCCCGCACCCGATCTCCAGCACCCATCCCCCAGGTGGGAGAACATCCCGAAGGATCCTCCAGCTCTCCGCCCGCATCCAGGCCATTACCGGATTCGCCTGAGCGCTATAACGCTCGTCGTAAGCCGGCGCGATCTGATCGAAGCCACGGGCGATGATCCGGTAGAGCGCATCCGCGTGTTCCATGCGTGCGACCTCGCTCATTTCCTGGCTTTTACCTTCCTTCAGCGGGGTGGAAACGCACCAGCGGCCGGCTGGGCCAGCGGGCCAGGAGGCGGACCATTCGTCGGGCTATCCACAGCCCGATCCGGATGCGCGCGCGCCGGAGAAACGATGGCTGCCAGCCGGCCCGAAGGCGCGCGTCCTCCCACTCCTTCTGAAACCAGCGGATCACCCAGCGATAGAAGCGGGTATCGTATTTCTCCCGGCGAAACAGCAAGCGGTTCTGGGCGGTGTAATCCCAATCGATGTTCCATTCGGAATCGAACATCAGGCGATCGCGGACCTGCTCATAGAACGGCGTGCCGGGGAGTGGATAGGCGATGGTGGTACTGAAGCGATCCGGGAGGGTTTCGCGGAGCAAGCGCACGGACTGCTCGAGATCCTCGAGCTCCTCCCCGGGATAGCCCACCATCATGAAGAAATACGTCTCGATCCCCAGGCGCTTGCATCGGGCCGTTGCCTCATAGATTTGCTGGACTTTAGTTCCCTTCTTCATCGCGTTGAGGACTTTTTGGGAGCCTGATTCCGCGCCGAAGTAAATCCGACGGCAGCCGATCTCCTTGAGAGCAGACAGCATCGCTTCGCTGGCCAGGTTGACCCGGGTCAGGCATTCGAAGGGGATCACAGCATCCCGGGCCAGGACTTCATCGCGCCATTGCAGCACCCATTTCGGGTTCACGCCTGTGATGTCGTCTACCACCCGTAAGAAGTCCGGCTGATACACTTCCTTCAGATGGCGCATCTCCTCGGCGGAGTTTGCCGGAGAGCGCGTCCGGTGGGTCCTTCCGAAAACGGCCTTCTGGCACCAGGTGCAGGCATAAGGACATCCCCGGGTGTTGATGATGGAGAGCGGCCAGTAACCGTGCGCCTTCCGCCAGGCACGCCGATAGTCCTCCATCTCCACCAGGTCCCGGGCGGGGAAAGGAAGGGTATCCAGATCGTTGATGAGCGGCCGTGGGGCGGTGGCGATCACCTGCCCGTTCGCCCCTCGCAACCGCAGCCCGGGGATCTCCCGCAGATCTCGCGGGGCTCCCGCCCGCCCGAAGAGATGGTCGGCGAGCTCCCGGATCGTGAGTTCCCCCTCATCGAAGACTACGATGTCCACCGGGAACTCCCCATGGCTCCCCCGATAGCCCAGGTAGCGCTCCGGCAGCCCGGTGGGATCCGGCCCGCCCAGGATCACGGTGGCGCCGTAGTGGTGAGCGATCTCCGCCAGGATCAGGGCGTGGCGTCGGATGGTGATCAGGGAGGTGATCCCGACGACCGGCGGGCGCTTCCGGCGCATGTAGTCCTCGAACTCCGTGTAATCCTGCCGGAAGGTGCAATCGAAGAGCTCCACCCGGTAGCCCCGCTCCCGCAGAACGGCAGCCAGATACATCAGGCCCAGCGGGAAATAAGGCGTCATCAGGCGGCGCTCCACCGGATCCTTGGCGATGAACAGCGGATGGACCAGTGTGATATCCGGGCGCATTCGAACGCGCCTCCTCATGGGGATGAGGAACGATTGTCCATCGTTGCCGATCGCTCTGGGCGGGCGGATCTCCTGTCAGGAATGCCGCCGGCCCTTATCCCATCCAGTAGCAAAGCCTTTCCGCGAAGGCAGCCAGGGTGCGCTGACCGTGGCCGTGGAAGTGTCCCTGGCAGTGATCCGCGTCGAAACGGCACTCGCCCACCGGGCGAGCGCTGAACTTGCGGATCTTCCGTTGTCTCTCCCAGGCCTCCAGCCAATCCGCAGGGGGCATACGACCCAGCGCTTCCAGGGCTGCTGTGATCTCCCGGCGGATGGCGGGGGCCACCTCCACCGACCAGGGTGCTTCCCATGCGTTCGGCAGGAAACGCGCGGCCCATCGGTTGAGGGCTCGCATGCGCTGGTAGATCGGCATGCCGGCGATCGGGATCATCTGGGTCAGCTCATGGGCGGTGAACAGATTTTGATCCTCGAGGACGAGCGCTCGTTCGGAGAGGAAGTAGTTGGGGCAGAGGGTCCGACCGTGCCGGGCGGCCCAGCGCACCACCGTGATGGCCATGGCCCGGCAGAGCCAGAGCCGTCCGGGCGCAGTGATGATCAGGTAGTCGATGTCATCGCCTTCCGGCACGTTATCCATCGCCAGCGCCCCGGTCACCGCCACCATGCGGGTGTAGGGCAGGGCAGCCAGAATCCGGCCGTAGCGCAGAGCATAGGGCCACAACCGGGCTGCTGCCCGCGCGCGTTGCCGTCGGAGCTGGCTGAGCGGTTCCCGGCCGCGGAGAGTCCACACCCCATCACACTGGGAGATCCGCTCCCGCAACCAGGAGCTCCGCGCGATGCGCTCGCCCACCTCGGCGAGCGAAGCCGGGATGGCGATCAGGTAGCGATGGATTTCCTCGAGCGTCAGGGGGTAGTCGAAGAGATCCGCATAGACCAGGGCGCCCAGGACCGCGCCATCGATGGGATCCGGCGCAGGGAGAGGGAGGCGGAAGCGGAGAGGGAGCTTCGGATCTTCGCGAACGCCCAGCATAGCGATCCCGATCCTTCCTGCGTTCTATCCACTGATACGCAGGGGGATCGGGGGCGGATTGTTGGGATCTGGCCATAGGGAAGGGCCGAGCATCTTCCCTTGCCTATTGCCGGTCAGGGAAATAAAGGGACCGCCTCATAGAAACAATGAGGCATGGTCCATATGGATTGGGCGGTGTCATCTTATAACGATGGGGGTTGGATGAACGCCTCGGTGGGATCCGGGATGAAGAGGCCGGATGGTTCTGGCAGGGCATGGATCAGGAGATCGGGGATGGGCATGGATTCCGGCGGGGGCAGGAGGATAGAAGCCCGACCCCGGGGTCGAATGCGCCGGAAACAGGCTACGGGCTCCGGCCAGCGTTCAAGGAGCGCCCGGGCCCGCGGGCTGCCCGTGAACCGCAGATGACGCTCCAGCATCCCGTATAGAAAGGCGATCTCTGTGGGATCCTCCACCGGGTCGATCTGCACGAGTTGGGGATTGTAGCGCCGCTGCAGCTCTTCCAGCTCATCCAGAACGTAAGCCACGCCGCCTGTCATTCCAGCGCCGAAGTTATCCCCCACGGGGCCCAGGATGACAACGCCACCCCCGGTCATATACTCGCAGCCGTGGTCGCCCACGCCTTCCACTACCGCCCAGGCCCCGCTGTTGCGCACCGCGAAGCGATCGCCGGCCCGCCCGGCCGCGAAAAGCCATCCGCCGGTGGCTCCATACAGGGCGGCGTTCCCGATCAACACCGGGGAGGGATCCCGCAGATCGCGGGGTGGACGGATGATGAGCTCGCCGCCGCCCAGCCCCTTGCCCACGCCATCGTTGGCCGCCCCGATCAGGATCAGCCGCATGCCCCGATGGGCAAAGGCCCCGAAGCTCTGGCCCGCTTCCCCCACGAACATCAACGTGACGGTGCCTTCGGGCAACCCTTCCTCCCGGTAGCGCCGGGCGATCTCTCCCGCCAGCCGCGCGCCCACCGCGCGATCGATGTTCCGGATCCGGTAGATCCCCCGCGCCGGTCGGCCCTCACTGAGCGCATGGATGGCATCCCGCACAATCTGGTCGTTCAGGGCGAAGGACCAGACCCGGGGGGCAGCGGGGACCGCCGGGGGCGGCGTTGCGGCGCGGAGCACAGCCTCCCAGTCCACGCAGTCATCCGTTGCCCTCAAGAGATCGGTCCGCCCGATCAGTTCCCCCAGGCGGGCATAGCCCATCGAGGCCAGGATCTCTCGCACCTCATAGGCCACCATGCGGAGGTAGGCCATCACGTGCTCCGGGCGCCCGGCGAACTTCGCCCGACGCTCTGGGTCCTGGGTGGCGACGCCCGTGGGGCACGTGTTCTGATGACATACCCGGGCCATTACGCATCCCAGGGCGATGAGGGGCACTGTTCCGAAGGAGAATTCATCGGCCCCCAGAAGGGCGGCGATCACCACATCCCGCCCAGTGCGCAGGCCCCCGTCCACCCGCAACCGCACACGGTCCCGCAACCCGCAGGCCACCAGCATCCGGTGCGCTTCTGCCAGGCCGATCTCCCATGGCATCCCAGCGTTCTTGATCGAGGACCAGGGGGAAGCGCCGGTCCCGCCGGCGTGGCCGCTGATCAGAATGATATCCGCCCCGGCCTTGGCCACGCCGGCCGCGATCACCCCCACCCCAATGGTGGAGACCAGCTTCACGGAGACCTGAGCCCGAGGGTGGATGGCCTTGAGGTCGTAGATCAGCTGGGCCAGATCCTCGATGCTGTAGATGTCGTGGTGAGGGGGCGGCGAGATCAGGTCGATGCCCGGCTGGGCGAAGCGCAGCCGGGCGATCTCCGGGGTCACCTTGGTGGCCGGGAGATGTCCCCCTTCCCCGGGTTTGGAGCCCTGGGCCATCTTGATCTGAAGCTCCTCTGCGGAGATCAGGTAATACGGGGTGACCCCGAAGCGGGCGGAGGCCACCTGCTTGGCCCGGCTGTTGCGTTCGGTCCCGTAGCGCTCTGGATCCTCACCGCCCTCCCCGCTGTTGGAGCGCAACCCCAGGCGGTTCATGGCGATCGCCAGGGCTTCGTGGGCCTCCGGCGAGAGCGCCCCGTGGGACATCGCCGCTGTGGAGAAGCGGCGGAGGATTGCCTCCTCCGGCTCCACCCGATCCCGCGGGATCGGCGGGCGGTCGCTCTCCCAGCGCAGCCGGTCCCGCAGATCCACCGGCTCCCGATGGGCAAGGGCGGCGAAGTCCCGATAGCGACGATACGCCTCGGGGAAACCTTCCCCCAGCGCGTCCGGGGTTCGCACCGCTTCCTGAAGCGCCCGGATGGCCTCCGGGTTCAGAGCGTGGAATTCCCCCCGTGCCCGATGCTTGTAGAAACCTGGAGAGGGCAGTTCGGGACGTTCCGCGGCGAAGGCCGCCGCATGCCATGTCTGCACGCGCCGGGCGATCTCCTCCAGGCCGACCGGGCCGAAGACCGCCGGCGTGCCGGCGAAGGCCCACTCCACCAGCTCCCGTTCCAGTCCGATGATCTCAAAGATCTGGGCCCCGGTGTAGGCGTCCAGGGTGGAGATCCCCATGCGGGCCATGACCTTCAGCAGGCCTTTTTCGATCGCATGGATGTAGTGCCGGATCGCTTCCTCAGGGGTTTCCGAGCGCCCACCTTCGCGTTCCCGCGCCGCCATGGCCGCCACGGTCTCGATGGCCAGATAGGGGCAAACCGCCGAAGCCCCGTAGCCCAGCAGGCAGGCGAAGTGATGAACCTCCCGGGGCTCTCCGGATACGACGATCAGGCTGGCCCGGGTCCGCTGGCCGATCCGGATCAGATGGTGGTGCAGGACAGCAACGGCCAGCAGGGCTGGGATCGGCGCGCGCTGGGGATCCGCTTCCTCATCGCTCAGGATCAGCAAGCGGTAGCCCTCGGCAATCGCCTGCTCCGCGGCCTGACACAGCTCCTCCAGCGCTCGCCGGAGGCCGGTCGGGCCTTCCGCGATCGGCCACAGGATGGGCAACCGGCGCGATCGAAAGGCCGGGTCGGGCAGATCGCTCAGGGCCTGCAGCTGGGAAGGTGTCAGGATGGGGCTGGACAGCTCGATCTGGTGAGCCGCTCGCTCGTCGGGAGCCAGCAGATTGGCCCGCTCTCCCAGGAGCACGGTGAGGGACATCACCCGGGTCTCCCGGAGGGGATCGATGGGCGGGTTGGTCACCTGGGCGAAGCGCTGCTTGAAGAAGTTGTAAAGCGGCCGGGGCCACCCCGCAAGCATCGCCAGCGGCGTGTCATCCCCCATCGAGCCGATCGGCTCCTGACCGGTGCGGGCCATGGGGCGGAGGATCAGCGCCAGCTCCTCGGCGGTGTAGCCGAAGGCGATCTGTCGTCGAAGAAGAGCCTCCGGATCCGGAAGGGCAGGGGCCCCGGGAGGTTCCAGCAGGCGCACGCGATGACGGCGGACCCATTCCGCGTAAGGACGTTGAGCGCTGAGCTCCATCAGGAGCGCGCGGGGATCCTGGAACCGTCCGGTCTGGAGATCCGCGGCCAGCATCTGGCCGGGCCCGAGGCGCTCCAGCTTCAGGACACGTTCAGGGGGGATCTCCAGCGCGCCGATCTCCGACCCACAGTAGAGCAGACCGTCGATGGTGCGCAACACCCGCAATGGGCGCAGGCCGTTGCGATCGAGCAGCGCGCCTACGAAGCGACCATCCGTGAACAGGACGGCCGCCGGCCCATCCCACGGCTCTATCAAGCTCTGATGGTAGGCATAGAATCCCCAGGCCGCCTCGTCGAGATCCGGAGATTTCTCCCATGCTTCGGGGATCAGCATGCGCAGGGCATGGCGGATATCATAGCCGGAGTGGACCAGGAACTCCACTACGTTGTCCAGCATCGCGGAGTCGGAGCCGGTCCGATCGATAATCGGTCGCAGATCCTCCAGGGTGTCTCCCCAGATCGGCGAGGCCAGGGCCGCCTCCCGGGCCTGCATGCCGTGGATGTTCCCCTGAAGGGTGTTAATCTCGCCGTTGTGGCAGAGGGTGCGGAAGGGCTGGGCCCGTTCCCAGGCCGGCAGGGTGTTGGTGCTGAAGCGCTGATGGAAGATGACGAAGTCGGTTTCGAAATCGGGATCCGCCAGGTCCGGGTAAAATCGGGCAAGATCCCGGGCCAGGACCAGGGCTTTATAGACAATCGTGCGGCAGGATGCGGAAGCTACATAGAGGGGAATCCCCTGGCGGGCTGCGGTTCGCTCGGCTCGACGGCGGGCGCGATACAAGCGGCGGTCGATCCCCTCGGGGGTGTCGTTCCGCTCATCGGCCAGCAGCGCCTGAGCGATGAAGGGGCATGTGGCCCGGGCCCGTGGCCCCAGGATGTCTGGGCGGATGGGAACCGGACGCCAGGTCAGGAGGTGAAATCCCTCCCCGGCGAGCGCCGCGTGCAGGATCTCCCGGGCCTCCCTCTGCGCACAGGGCTCGGTTGGGAGGAAGGCCATGACAATGGCCAGGCGCCTCGGGTCGGGCGGACGGAGGCCCTGGGCCTCGAGGAAACGGAGGAACAGCCGGCGAGGGACTGCGATGAGCACTCCCGCGCCATCTCCCGTCAGCCCATCA
This genomic interval carries:
- a CDS encoding glycosyltransferase, translating into MAQTGRLSRIAIVTEIHDKRGKEHEGGSLRLEIHRIWRGGHPAAGLQLLRGLKRAGPRNVWVNFSFGAFGASPVALISILIGLTLAARQGWTMRITAHEASLIDPHAMEPASRILSALFRWLTHLGLIVVPLRADAERLQDCFPGAPIVHIPHGSFYPPHALPEPENPGLLFFGVMAPYKGLAILLEAFQMLRARHPTLTLEIAGAEHPRFPGYINRLQAAYAHRHGIRWQGPVSEEEAERIFARNTLVLLPYLQATGPSSVIYRAAAWGRPIVSSDLPALRATADEAGLVGNWVPPGDPEALAQAIDSMLREASRREQQRQRNLQAIASCTMDRIAEAYLRILEPLPVRSAVPQPLPQENL
- a CDS encoding FG-GAP-like repeat-containing protein, with amino-acid sequence MRSLSLARRASQIWIQTAGRIYDAPALADLDQDGELEILIAAEALEVFRSDGHRFPGFPFYAGAAFASRPALGDLNGDGWLEIVIGCDDDQVYALDARGRLLPGWPRRTEGDVYGRPAIVDLDGDGKLEVIAGSDDGRVYVWRADGTPLRGWPQTTQGFVSSSPVVCDLDQDGDLEIIVGSWDGHVHIWKADGNPAPGWPQPAGHFVWSSPTIADLDGDGVLKVVAISDRICVWWPDGTPLPGWPQTLRSFAVASPTLTDLDGDGRVEIVAAADRVYAWRSTGDPLPGFPVDLGTFIWARPEAIDLDQDGKPELLVGGWDGALYALRGNGTLLGAFPLGSPIFAPPLVHRGQSGLEILLGGWNGVLYRLTPEDLETISPSPEKRNQGEWCRMPLRGSLILPEDTPVFVQVDHVPSPRAVLLYHRAEDAIARPIPLIVHRGQWVALFPPLPAGTHGTIYGNQPPMGGPLWDRWTSGFVPVAMQSGGAGAGGSCGGGHGSGGCYPFPASLNGHQPVWPAPVSSHGPNRPSVSHRDRNGNT
- a CDS encoding class I SAM-dependent methyltransferase; protein product: MSEVARMEHADALYRIIARGFDQIAPAYDERYSAQANPVMAWMRAESWRILRDVLPPGGWVLEIGCGTGEDTRALARAGYRVLATDISPEMLRRARRRAMAAGCDDRIAWVAIPAGHLAALRPPEPFDGAYAGFGALNGEPNLEALAEALAALLRPGAPLILSVIHSWCLLEALRHLLHGRFQAALRGRGTRWTLIPIPGPNGERIAIPMRPLSARILKGVFMPAFRLEWAMAFPLLLPPPSMADLFCRHPILFRSLEALDRKLRARWPWRDGGDHLLMVLRRR
- a CDS encoding B12-binding domain-containing radical SAM protein, which codes for MRPDITLVHPLFIAKDPVERRLMTPYFPLGLMYLAAVLRERGYRVELFDCTFRQDYTEFEDYMRRKRPPVVGITSLITIRRHALILAEIAHHYGATVILGGPDPTGLPERYLGYRGSHGEFPVDIVVFDEGELTIRELADHLFGRAGAPRDLREIPGLRLRGANGQVIATAPRPLINDLDTLPFPARDLVEMEDYRRAWRKAHGYWPLSIINTRGCPYACTWCQKAVFGRTHRTRSPANSAEEMRHLKEVYQPDFLRVVDDITGVNPKWVLQWRDEVLARDAVIPFECLTRVNLASEAMLSALKEIGCRRIYFGAESGSQKVLNAMKKGTKVQQIYEATARCKRLGIETYFFMMVGYPGEELEDLEQSVRLLRETLPDRFSTTIAYPLPGTPFYEQVRDRLMFDSEWNIDWDYTAQNRLLFRREKYDTRFYRWVIRWFQKEWEDARLRAGWQPSFLRRARIRIGLWIARRMVRLLARWPSRPLVRFHPAEGR
- the gltB gene encoding glutamate synthase large subunit, which gives rise to MGRVAVFIALFIFYGPGSPGNASIVSDGGDPMEGFERRERDACGIGLLARPGGPADHGLLSMALQALERMSHRGATADDGLTGDGAGVLIAVPRRLFLRFLEAQGLRPPDPRRLAIVMAFLPTEPCAQREAREILHAALAGEGFHLLTWRPVPIRPDILGPRARATCPFIAQALLADERNDTPEGIDRRLYRARRRAERTAARQGIPLYVASASCRTIVYKALVLARDLARFYPDLADPDFETDFVIFHQRFSTNTLPAWERAQPFRTLCHNGEINTLQGNIHGMQAREAALASPIWGDTLEDLRPIIDRTGSDSAMLDNVVEFLVHSGYDIRHALRMLIPEAWEKSPDLDEAAWGFYAYHQSLIEPWDGPAAVLFTDGRFVGALLDRNGLRPLRVLRTIDGLLYCGSEIGALEIPPERVLKLERLGPGQMLAADLQTGRFQDPRALLMELSAQRPYAEWVRRHRVRLLEPPGAPALPDPEALLRRQIAFGYTAEELALILRPMARTGQEPIGSMGDDTPLAMLAGWPRPLYNFFKQRFAQVTNPPIDPLRETRVMSLTVLLGERANLLAPDERAAHQIELSSPILTPSQLQALSDLPDPAFRSRRLPILWPIAEGPTGLRRALEELCQAAEQAIAEGYRLLILSDEEADPQRAPIPALLAVAVLHHHLIRIGQRTRASLIVVSGEPREVHHFACLLGYGASAVCPYLAIETVAAMAAREREGGRSETPEEAIRHYIHAIEKGLLKVMARMGISTLDAYTGAQIFEIIGLERELVEWAFAGTPAVFGPVGLEEIARRVQTWHAAAFAAERPELPSPGFYKHRARGEFHALNPEAIRALQEAVRTPDALGEGFPEAYRRYRDFAALAHREPVDLRDRLRWESDRPPIPRDRVEPEEAILRRFSTAAMSHGALSPEAHEALAIAMNRLGLRSNSGEGGEDPERYGTERNSRAKQVASARFGVTPYYLISAEELQIKMAQGSKPGEGGHLPATKVTPEIARLRFAQPGIDLISPPPHHDIYSIEDLAQLIYDLKAIHPRAQVSVKLVSTIGVGVIAAGVAKAGADIILISGHAGGTGASPWSSIKNAGMPWEIGLAEAHRMLVACGLRDRVRLRVDGGLRTGRDVVIAALLGADEFSFGTVPLIALGCVMARVCHQNTCPTGVATQDPERRAKFAGRPEHVMAYLRMVAYEVREILASMGYARLGELIGRTDLLRATDDCVDWEAVLRAATPPPAVPAAPRVWSFALNDQIVRDAIHALSEGRPARGIYRIRNIDRAVGARLAGEIARRYREEGLPEGTVTLMFVGEAGQSFGAFAHRGMRLILIGAANDGVGKGLGGGELIIRPPRDLRDPSPVLIGNAALYGATGGWLFAAGRAGDRFAVRNSGAWAVVEGVGDHGCEYMTGGGVVILGPVGDNFGAGMTGGVAYVLDELEELQRRYNPQLVQIDPVEDPTEIAFLYGMLERHLRFTGSPRARALLERWPEPVACFRRIRPRGRASILLPPPESMPIPDLLIHALPEPSGLFIPDPTEAFIQPPSL